The Gemella haemolysans genome includes a region encoding these proteins:
- the purM gene encoding phosphoribosylformylglycinamidine cyclo-ligase — protein sequence MSKKYEESGVSLQAGYESVERIKKHVARTKNLGMMSAIGGFGGAFDLSSYNFKNPVLVSGTDGVGTKLKLAFKLDIHNTIGIDVVAMCANDILAQGAIPLFFLDYLAVGKNYPEQVEAIVEGVAEGCVQAGCAIVGGETAEMAGFYEDGEYDIAGFCVGAQEKELLLSTENTKAGQVVVGLPSSGVHSNGFSLVRKILKDNNIDLNEEFNGSTVGKTLLTPTKIYVKEVLKVLEEVKVAGIAHITGGGFHENLPRALKDGLGMKINKSSYEVPEIFKYLQEKGKIDEEEMYHIFNMGVGMALIVNKEDVDKTLSLIDNAFVLGEVTDESGIKIV from the coding sequence ATGAGTAAAAAGTATGAAGAAAGTGGTGTAAGTTTACAAGCAGGTTATGAAAGTGTGGAGCGTATAAAAAAACACGTAGCTCGTACTAAAAATCTTGGTATGATGTCAGCTATCGGTGGTTTTGGGGGAGCGTTTGACCTTAGTAGCTATAATTTTAAAAATCCTGTATTAGTTAGTGGTACTGACGGTGTCGGAACTAAACTAAAACTTGCATTCAAATTAGATATTCATAATACTATCGGTATAGATGTTGTAGCGATGTGTGCAAATGATATACTGGCTCAAGGGGCGATTCCATTATTTTTCTTAGATTATTTAGCCGTAGGTAAAAACTACCCTGAACAAGTAGAGGCGATAGTTGAAGGTGTTGCTGAAGGTTGTGTTCAAGCAGGATGTGCGATAGTCGGAGGAGAGACTGCCGAGATGGCAGGATTTTATGAAGATGGGGAATATGATATTGCAGGATTCTGTGTAGGTGCTCAAGAAAAAGAATTACTACTAAGTACAGAAAATACTAAAGCTGGACAAGTAGTAGTTGGTCTCCCATCTAGTGGAGTACATTCTAATGGCTTCTCATTAGTAAGAAAAATTTTAAAAGATAATAATATTGATTTAAACGAAGAATTTAACGGAAGTACAGTAGGAAAAACATTATTAACACCTACTAAAATCTATGTAAAAGAAGTACTTAAAGTATTAGAAGAGGTTAAAGTAGCTGGAATAGCTCATATTACAGGTGGTGGATTCCATGAAAATTTACCTCGTGCTTTAAAAGATGGATTAGGTATGAAAATTAATAAAAGTTCATATGAAGTACCAGAAATATTTAAGTACCTACAAGAAAAAGGTAAAATTGATGAAGAAGAAATGTACCATATCTTTAATATGGGTGTAGGTATGGCATTAATAGTAAACAAGGAAGATGTAGATAAAACTTTATCATTAATAGATAATGCGTTTGTCCTTGGAGAAGTAACAGATGAAAGTGGAATAAAAATAGTATGA
- the purH gene encoding bifunctional phosphoribosylaminoimidazolecarboxamide formyltransferase/IMP cyclohydrolase, whose amino-acid sequence MTKRALISVSDKTNIVEFAKGLEKYGFEVISTGGTFTHLKNNGVSCISIEDVTHFPEILEGRVKTLHPKIHGGLLSKRGNELHNKHVAENNIEYIDLVCVNLYPFEATVKKEGVSEEEIIENIDIGGPSMLRSAAKNFNDVAVVTDINDYDRVLSELEQGGISYETRRALAIKVFNTTASYDAAIANYFNKKDNLVPEKLTLSYKLQDSLRYGENPHQKAYHYVQDNNESYALQNAVQLHGKEMSYNNIQDASAALDILSEFDETTCVAVKHMNPCGVATGSSVFEAYSRAYEADPVSIFGGIVAVNGKVDKETAEKMHNIFLEIILATDYDEEALDILTKKKNLRIYKLSENNNNHEQQIKSVRGGILVQDFNDKLADEYEDVTEKKVDETQQKDIEFGLKVVKHVKSNAIVVVKDGQTLGIGAGQMNRVGSCKIALEQAGEKARGAVLASDAFFPMRDSADIAAEYGIAAIVQPGGSIRDQESIDACNEKGVAMVFSKIRHFKH is encoded by the coding sequence ATGACTAAAAGAGCATTAATAAGTGTAAGTGATAAAACGAATATTGTAGAATTCGCAAAAGGTTTAGAAAAATATGGTTTCGAAGTTATTAGCACAGGTGGAACTTTTACACATTTGAAAAATAATGGTGTAAGCTGTATTAGTATTGAAGATGTTACTCATTTTCCAGAAATTTTAGAAGGACGTGTAAAAACACTTCATCCAAAGATTCACGGTGGATTATTATCAAAACGTGGTAATGAACTTCATAATAAACATGTAGCTGAAAATAATATTGAATATATTGATTTAGTTTGTGTAAACTTATATCCATTTGAAGCTACTGTTAAAAAAGAAGGTGTTAGTGAAGAGGAAATTATCGAAAACATTGATATCGGTGGTCCGAGTATGCTAAGAAGTGCTGCTAAAAACTTTAATGATGTAGCTGTAGTTACTGATATTAATGACTATGATAGAGTACTTTCTGAACTAGAGCAAGGTGGAATCTCATATGAGACACGTCGTGCTTTAGCTATAAAAGTATTTAATACAACAGCTAGTTATGATGCAGCTATTGCGAATTACTTTAATAAAAAAGATAATTTAGTACCTGAAAAATTAACTTTATCTTATAAACTTCAAGATAGTCTTCGTTACGGGGAGAATCCTCATCAAAAAGCTTATCACTATGTACAGGATAATAACGAAAGCTATGCTTTGCAAAATGCTGTGCAACTTCATGGTAAAGAAATGTCATACAATAATATTCAAGATGCTTCTGCAGCTTTAGATATTCTTTCAGAGTTTGATGAAACTACATGTGTTGCTGTTAAACACATGAATCCATGTGGAGTAGCAACAGGAAGTTCTGTATTTGAAGCATATAGTCGTGCATATGAAGCGGATCCTGTATCTATCTTTGGTGGAATCGTTGCAGTAAATGGAAAAGTAGATAAAGAAACTGCTGAAAAAATGCACAATATCTTTTTAGAAATTATTTTAGCGACAGATTATGATGAAGAAGCGTTAGATATACTGACTAAGAAAAAAAATCTACGTATCTACAAACTATCAGAAAATAATAATAATCATGAACAACAAATTAAAAGTGTTCGTGGTGGAATCTTAGTACAAGATTTTAACGATAAGCTTGCAGATGAATATGAAGATGTAACTGAGAAAAAAGTTGATGAAACTCAACAAAAAGATATTGAGTTTGGATTAAAAGTTGTAAAACATGTTAAATCAAATGCAATAGTTGTAGTAAAAGACGGACAAACTTTAGGAATCGGTGCTGGTCAGATGAATAGAGTAGGTTCATGTAAAATAGCTTTAGAACAAGCAGGGGAAAAAGCAAGAGGTGCAGTGCTAGCTTCTGATGCATTCTTCCCAATGAGAGATAGTGCTGATATTGCAGCTGAATATGGTATTGCTGCGATAGTACAACCAGGAGGATCTATACGAGATCAAGAAAGTATAGATGCATGTAATGAGAAAGGTGTGGCGATGGTCTTCAGTAAAATACGCCACTTTAAACACTAA
- the purN gene encoding phosphoribosylglycinamide formyltransferase: protein MKKVAIFASGTGSNFEKIADDERLKDKISIELLVCDRKDAAVIRKAHDRNIKVFVFSAKDFESKEAYESVIFEKVKDLDYIFLAGYMRIISPYFLEKYKKTILNLHPSLLPKFKGKDAIEQAFNAGEKEIGISIHYVNEELDGGEVIAQRSFEVLENDTIDTITEKVHKLEHKLYPEVILKLVEEAL, encoded by the coding sequence ATGAAGAAAGTAGCGATATTTGCGTCAGGAACAGGGAGTAATTTCGAAAAAATTGCAGATGATGAAAGACTAAAAGATAAAATCTCAATCGAGCTACTAGTATGCGATAGAAAAGATGCAGCGGTAATTAGAAAAGCTCACGATAGAAATATTAAAGTGTTTGTCTTTTCAGCGAAAGATTTTGAATCAAAAGAAGCGTACGAAAGTGTGATTTTTGAAAAAGTTAAAGACTTAGATTATATATTCTTAGCAGGATATATGAGAATTATTTCACCGTATTTCTTAGAAAAATATAAAAAAACAATTCTTAATTTACATCCATCTTTATTACCGAAGTTTAAAGGTAAAGATGCTATTGAACAAGCATTTAATGCAGGTGAGAAAGAAATAGGAATTAGTATTCATTATGTAAATGAAGAACTTGATGGTGGAGAAGTAATCGCTCAGAGATCATTTGAAGTTTTAGAAAATGATACTATAGATACTATTACTGAAAAAGTACATAAACTAGAACATAAATTATATCCAGAAGTAATATTGAAGTTAGTTGAGGAGGCACTATGA
- the purF gene encoding amidophosphoribosyltransferase, protein MRSLNEECGVFGIWGHPEASNVTYFGLHSLQHRGQEGAGIVSKEGTKLRGHRDLGLVSEVFRDKEKLERLVGESAIGHVRYATSGSNSIQNIQPFLFHFYDMSVGICHNGNLINAKTLRKELEEQGAIFHSSSDTEVLIHLIRRSKKETFKEQLKESLNIIKGGFTYLVLTEETLYGAVDPNSFRPLAIGKMKNGAYVAASETCALDVVGAEFVCNVGAGELVTINDKGIRIEKYTENTQVAIAAMEYVYFARPDSNIAGINVHSARKRTGRTLAKEQPTPDADMVIGVPNSSLSAASGYAEESGLPYEMGLIKNQYVARTFIQPTQELREQGVRMKLSAVRGVVQGKSIVLVDDSIVRGTTSKRIVQLLKEAGAREVHVRIACPPLMFPSFYGIDISTTQELISANKTNEEICEIIGADSLGFLSEQGLIDSIGLNYDAPYTGLCMECYNGDYSAGLYDYEESYVNSMTDIQIQFLKERGRM, encoded by the coding sequence ATGCGTAGTCTTAATGAAGAATGTGGAGTATTTGGTATTTGGGGACATCCTGAAGCAAGTAACGTAACATACTTTGGTTTACATAGTTTACAACATAGAGGTCAAGAAGGAGCTGGAATAGTTTCAAAGGAGGGCACTAAACTAAGAGGACATCGTGATCTTGGTCTAGTATCAGAAGTCTTTCGTGATAAAGAAAAATTAGAAAGATTAGTAGGAGAGAGTGCTATTGGTCATGTTAGATATGCAACTAGCGGTAGCAATAGTATCCAAAATATTCAACCATTCTTATTTCATTTCTATGATATGAGTGTTGGTATTTGCCATAATGGTAATTTAATCAATGCGAAAACTTTAAGAAAAGAATTAGAAGAACAAGGTGCAATATTTCATTCATCTTCAGATACTGAAGTACTTATTCATCTTATCAGAAGAAGTAAAAAAGAAACTTTTAAAGAACAGCTTAAAGAAAGTCTAAATATTATTAAAGGTGGGTTTACATATTTAGTATTAACAGAGGAAACTTTATATGGAGCGGTAGATCCAAATAGCTTTAGACCTTTAGCAATTGGAAAAATGAAAAATGGAGCGTATGTTGCTGCGAGTGAAACTTGTGCACTAGATGTAGTTGGTGCTGAGTTTGTGTGTAATGTAGGTGCTGGAGAGCTAGTTACTATTAATGATAAAGGTATTAGAATCGAGAAATATACTGAAAATACACAAGTAGCTATAGCTGCGATGGAATATGTTTACTTTGCTAGACCTGACTCAAATATTGCTGGTATTAACGTACACAGTGCTAGAAAAAGAACAGGGCGTACACTTGCTAAAGAACAGCCTACACCAGATGCAGATATGGTAATTGGGGTTCCTAACTCATCTTTATCAGCCGCTAGTGGTTATGCAGAGGAAAGTGGACTTCCATATGAAATGGGCCTAATTAAAAATCAATATGTAGCTCGTACATTTATTCAACCTACTCAAGAACTTCGTGAGCAAGGTGTAAGGATGAAACTATCAGCTGTAAGAGGAGTAGTTCAAGGTAAGAGTATCGTCTTAGTTGATGACTCAATAGTACGTGGTACTACAAGTAAGAGAATAGTTCAACTGTTGAAAGAAGCAGGAGCAAGAGAAGTGCACGTAAGAATAGCGTGTCCACCGCTAATGTTTCCTAGTTTCTATGGAATAGATATTTCTACTACACAAGAACTTATCTCAGCAAATAAAACTAACGAAGAAATATGCGAAATTATCGGAGCGGATTCATTAGGCTTCCTAAGTGAACAAGGATTAATTGATTCTATTGGTTTAAACTATGATGCACCGTATACAGGGTTATGTATGGAGTGCTATAACGGTGACTATTCTGCAGGTCTATATGATTATGAAGAAAGTTATGTTAATTCAATGACAGATATTCAAATACAATTTCTAAAAGAGAGGGGTAGAATGTAA
- the purD gene encoding phosphoribosylamine--glycine ligase, which produces MAKILVVGSGGREHAIAYKFHKEGHEVHMAGINPAVEQFGVCVALTEDQIPSYAKTNNIDLVFVGPEVPLVNGLVDELQKVGVRAFGPSKLAAQLEGSKVFSKMMMRKYNIPTAKYESFNDYEQAKEYLSKQKAPIVLKADGLAAGKGVIIANTLEEAQIELKEMMCNAKFNKAGSSVVIEEFLQGEEFSLMCFVSDKKVYPMKIAQDHKRAFDNDEGLNTGGMGAYLPLKKITQDDIDEGVRNVVQPMVDAMSDEGMPFYGILYAGLMKCHDGVKTIEFNVRFGDPESEILLLSLESSLYEIANNIIDGKEVKLTWSEDAFIGVVMAAKGYPEHSKKGAVIHGLDKVSTPVFHMGTKRVGDDIVINGGRVLLVCAQGKSLQEAYKKVYNEIVKIECEELFYRKDIGHLSL; this is translated from the coding sequence ATGGCTAAAATATTAGTAGTAGGAAGCGGCGGTAGAGAGCACGCTATCGCTTATAAATTCCACAAAGAGGGGCATGAAGTACATATGGCAGGAATTAATCCTGCAGTTGAACAATTTGGAGTATGTGTAGCATTAACAGAAGACCAAATACCAAGCTACGCAAAAACAAACAATATTGATCTTGTTTTCGTTGGACCTGAAGTGCCATTAGTTAATGGATTAGTAGATGAATTACAAAAAGTAGGTGTCCGCGCCTTTGGACCATCTAAGCTTGCAGCACAACTAGAAGGAAGTAAAGTATTTTCAAAAATGATGATGAGAAAATATAATATTCCAACAGCAAAATATGAAAGTTTTAACGATTATGAACAAGCAAAAGAGTACTTAAGTAAGCAAAAAGCACCGATTGTTCTTAAAGCAGATGGCTTAGCTGCAGGGAAAGGTGTAATTATAGCGAATACTTTAGAAGAAGCACAAATTGAACTTAAGGAAATGATGTGTAATGCTAAGTTCAATAAGGCTGGTTCTAGCGTTGTTATTGAAGAATTTCTTCAAGGTGAAGAATTTTCGCTAATGTGTTTTGTTTCTGATAAAAAAGTATATCCGATGAAAATTGCTCAAGATCATAAACGTGCATTTGATAATGATGAAGGATTAAACACAGGTGGAATGGGAGCATACCTTCCGCTTAAGAAAATTACTCAAGATGACATTGATGAAGGGGTTAGAAATGTTGTTCAACCGATGGTTGATGCTATGAGTGATGAGGGAATGCCATTTTATGGAATATTATATGCAGGTCTTATGAAGTGTCATGATGGCGTAAAAACTATAGAATTTAATGTTCGTTTTGGAGATCCAGAGAGTGAAATTTTACTGCTGTCTTTAGAAAGTAGTTTATATGAAATTGCTAATAATATTATTGATGGGAAAGAAGTGAAATTAACTTGGTCTGAGGATGCGTTTATAGGGGTTGTAATGGCAGCGAAAGGATATCCAGAACATAGTAAAAAAGGGGCTGTAATACATGGCTTGGATAAAGTGTCTACACCAGTATTCCATATGGGAACTAAGCGAGTAGGTGATGATATAGTGATTAATGGTGGACGTGTATTATTAGTATGTGCGCAAGGAAAGAGCTTGCAAGAAGCATATAAAAAAGTGTATAATGAGATAGTAAAAATAGAATGTGAAGAACTATTTTACAGAAAAGACATCGGTCACTTGTCTTTATAA
- the purC gene encoding phosphoribosylaminoimidazolesuccinocarboxamide synthase: MKLLYEGKAKQLFECENNDEIYVHYKNSATAFNGVKKEEFEGKGVFNNTITSLIFEYLDKQGVKTHFIRKVNETDQICKHVTIIPLEVIVRNIVAGSMAKKYGLEEGKKLKKPVFELSYKNDELNDPLINNDHAVALEIVTEEELENIRTQALKINELLQKLYLDANLVLVDFKIEFGKTKDGEIILADEISPDTCRLWDKDTNEKLDKDRFRRDLGSVMEAYEEVLRRLENA; the protein is encoded by the coding sequence ATGAAACTTTTATACGAAGGAAAAGCTAAACAACTGTTCGAATGTGAAAACAATGATGAAATATATGTACATTATAAAAATAGTGCTACAGCCTTTAACGGTGTGAAAAAAGAAGAGTTTGAAGGTAAAGGAGTATTTAATAATACAATTACTTCACTAATCTTCGAGTATTTAGACAAACAAGGTGTAAAAACACACTTTATTAGAAAAGTTAATGAAACAGATCAGATTTGTAAACATGTTACTATTATTCCTTTAGAAGTAATAGTTCGTAATATAGTAGCAGGTTCTATGGCAAAAAAATACGGTTTAGAAGAAGGAAAAAAATTAAAGAAACCGGTTTTTGAACTAAGTTATAAAAATGACGAACTAAATGATCCGCTAATTAACAATGATCATGCGGTGGCATTAGAAATCGTTACAGAAGAAGAGTTGGAAAATATTCGTACTCAAGCATTAAAAATCAATGAACTATTACAAAAATTGTACTTAGATGCAAATTTAGTACTTGTTGATTTCAAAATTGAATTCGGAAAAACTAAAGATGGTGAGATAATTCTTGCTGATGAAATTTCTCCAGATACATGTCGTCTTTGGGATAAAGATACAAATGAAAAATTAGATAAAGATAGATTTAGAAGAGATTTAGGTTCAGTAATGGAAGCTTATGAAGAAGTTTTAAGGAGATTAGAAAATGCGTAG